In a genomic window of Candidatus Limnocylindrales bacterium:
- a CDS encoding DUF721 domain-containing protein yields MARSAPTRLSALLEQTLARFGLDRRLDDYRVWQAWDEVVGRTISRNAQPVRLDGTRLIVTVRSSTWLQELSLLQRELVTRLNEWMQREVVREIFFVVGRVEQQSERAASRAPGEPQGQRLRDENADQLELVSPPSSSGLSPEVAATFERLWRAARARKID; encoded by the coding sequence GTGGCGCGTTCCGCACCCACCCGGCTCTCGGCCCTTCTCGAGCAGACCCTTGCGCGATTCGGTCTGGATCGCCGGCTCGACGACTATCGCGTCTGGCAGGCGTGGGACGAGGTAGTCGGCCGGACCATCTCCCGCAACGCCCAGCCTGTGCGCTTGGACGGGACGCGCCTGATCGTCACGGTGCGCTCTTCGACGTGGCTTCAGGAGCTCAGTCTGCTCCAGCGCGAGCTCGTCACCCGGCTCAACGAATGGATGCAGCGCGAAGTCGTGCGCGAGATCTTTTTCGTCGTCGGCCGCGTCGAGCAGCAGTCGGAACGCGCAGCGAGCCGCGCTCCCGGCGAGCCGCAGGGACAGCGGCTGCGCGACGAAAACGCAGACCAGCTCGAGCTGGTGTCGCCGCCGTCATCGAGCGGCCTCAGTCCCGAAGTCGCAGCGACGTTCGAGCGACTCTGGCGCGCAGCGCGGGCGCGCAAGATCGACTGA